The candidate division WOR-3 bacterium region GCAGGCGCGTCAGATTCGCAATATCAAGCAACGTTTGAAATATTATCAAGAGATTGAAGAGAGGATTCTTGAGGAGGCACCAGGTGTTTTTCTTTTCCACGGCCTGAAAAATATTGTCGTCCGCAAAGAGGTGCGTGGTTTTAAACCCCATCCTTTAGGTATCATCCGGGCAAAATATCTACGGTTGGCATCAACCCTGGAGAATAAGAGAATATCGGAAAATTACTTCAACACACCACGGTTGCTAACCGTTTAGAGGGGGTGTTATGGCAAAAAAAGAAGACATTGATATCCTGGCTGACCTGGAAGAGAAACTCGGTCAGCTGGAAAAGGTAGAGAAGGATCTCGCTAACAAGATGAAAGAGTTAAAATCCGCTGAAGAAAAACTGGCAGAAACTTATGCGACACAGATGGAATTGACAGGTGAGATTGAGGAATTAAAGAAGACTTTACAGGATTTACGAAGAGAGGAAAAGTCAATACGTGAGGCTTTGAAGTCAGCAGAACGAAATGGACAGAAACTGAGTTCCCTTCAGCGCGAGGTTGCCCAACTGGTTGCGGAAAAAGAAAAGAGTGAGACTCGTCTCAAAGAACTGAAGGCAGAGATTGAAAAATTGAATAATGAAAAAGCGAAACTTGAAGATTATATTGAAAAACTGAAAATCCGGCAGAGTGAAGCGGCAAAAAAATGCGAAGATTTAGAAACCCGGTACACCGCGCAGGAAAAAGAATACCATGAGCAGGAAAAATTATACAATGAAATAAAATTGAAGACCGAGGAATTACGTAATGAATATCAGAGTGTAGAGCAGACTTTAAAGGCTGCCCTTTCTGATCTTCGTGCGACGGAGAAAGATTTAAAATCGATAAACGAAGAGCGTAATGCCCTTAATAAGGAGCTGGTCGCCTTACGGAAAAACCTGGAAAAAGATGAAGCCCGTCATCAGAAAATTGTTAGCGAAGTGCAAACTTTGACTGAAGAAAGAGAACGGCTACAAAAATTGCTTGAGGAGTATCGGGCCGAAGAGAAGGAGCTGGGTGAAAAATTACAGGAGATAAGACAGGCGCACCAGCAGGAGAGTGCGGAGCTCGAGGAATTAAAAAAAGCGGTTGCCGAATTGAAAGACACAAAAGAAAAATTAATGCAGGAGAATGAGGAATTAGTAAAATTGAAAAAAGAACATGACGAACTGACTGAAAAACTCAATCAGTTAAAGAAAGAAGAAGCAGAGTTGGTGTCGAATATCTCCAACTATCAGCTGGAATACAGCACGCTGGAAGTATCATTTAATGAATTAGAGAAAAAATACAGGGCAGAAGAAGCGAAATTTGCCGAACTGAAAGCGAACATTGAGCAGTTGAAAGAGGAAGAACATAGTTTACAGGCAAGCGTTGAAAAATTAAGAGAGGAACACAGTCAGCTCAACCCGGTGGTCGCAGAATTGAAGGAACAAGAAAAGGAACTGCGAAATATTGAACCTGAGTATAAGAAAATAAAAGAAGAATATACACGCTTAAGAGAAGAAGCCCAGAAGTTAACCCATTCAATTGAATCAGCCAAAAAACGGATTGAAGAATTGCAACCCCGCGTTGAGGAATACGAAAAGATAGAAAAAGAGTATCAATTGAAGACCGCAGAACTGAAAAGTGCAGAAGAACAACTCCGGTTGAGTCGCGAAAAAATAAAACACATTGAGGAGGAATATGAAAGAATCAACGCGGAACTACCGAAACTTCGTGATGAATATGAGGAATTGCAACTGGCAATTGAGGAGAATGAGAAGGTAAAACAGTTACTGGAAACGAGGAAGAAAGAACTGGCGATGGTGGAGGATAAGATAGAAGACCAGCGCAAGGAACTTGCCACCCTCACGGAGAAGCTTGAAATTTTAAAGAAAGAAGAAGCCAAGGCGGTTGAAGATTTAAACAAAGAGACAAAGGAATTGTTGCGAATAAGGGATAAATATAAAGATGAGATTGAGAAGTTAACCGGCCACCGTAAGGAGATTGAAGAAAAAATAAACGATTTAAAGATTGTTCTTTCTGAGACTGAAGGAAAAGTAGAAAAGGCAAAGGCGGTGGAAGCGAATATGTTGGCAAAAATTGATAAGCGGCGTGAGGAGCTCGTAAAAATTAACCAGGAAATTGAGCAAAATAAGGCAAAGATTAAGAAAGAATGTGAGGAAGAGTTAGAGAAGCTGGCTGCCGCCCGTAATGAAATTAAGGAATTGGAAACGAAAAAGAAAGAAGCAGCAATAATCATTGCTAAGGCAGAAGAGTTTAAAAAATCTATTGTGAAGTTGAAGGAAGAAAAAGAGGGGCTGGAAAAAGCCATTGTCGAAAAGAATAAAGAATTGGAAAAGTTAAAAATATTTATCGCCCGACTTAAAGAAGCCCAGGCACCCAAGGCCAAGGAAGGAGAGAAGAAGACGGATATTTCATTTTAACACAATTGAAAAAATTTTATGAATATTTTATTTCTTATCATTGGGATTTTCTTTTACACTCTCAGTTATGCAATCTTCTTGATCCCTCATAACATTGTCCCGGGCGGCGTTTCCGGACTGGCAATAATTTTTCATATCCTTTTTGCTACGCCCGTGGGCATCATGGTGATAATTCTTAATATCCCTTTGTTCATCCTCGCACTCCGGATTCTCGGGCTTTCTTTAAGCCTGAAGTCAGTCATCACCATTTTGGTGACCAATTTGTTCATTGATTTTTTAACCTACACTGTTAAGGTTACTACTCCTACCCAAAATCCAATACTGGCTTCCATTTACGGCGGTGTGATGTTAGGGATTGGTCTGGGTTTGATATTCAGAGGGGGTGCCAATACCGGAGGCACGGATATCATCGGACAGATTCTTAATCGATTTACCAATTTCTCTGTGGGTATCTGGATACTCATTGTGGACACCGGGATTATCACCTTTGCCGGAGTAGTAACCCATTCAATAGAACTTGCTCTTTTAGGATATCTCGCACTTTTTTTGTCCACCCGTGTAATTGATTTAATTTTAGAAGGATTTGATTATGCCCGGGCGGCTTTTGTTATCAGTGCTGAGACCGAAAAGGTGGTTGAGAGTATTTACGAAAAATTGGGCCGGGGTGTCACAATACTGGACGGATACTCACCTTACACCAAGGCAAAACGGCCGGTGATCATGTGCGTGATCACTAAGCGGGAGACGGAAAATTTAAAAAGACTCGTGAAGAGCATTGACCAGAATGCCTTTGTAATTTTTACCGATGTCTTTGAAGTATTGGGTCATGGTTTTCGCCCCCGGGTTTAAGAGTGCGATGTGGATAGGCCTCCTGATAATCGTTTTGTTATCGGGTTTTGGGTGTTGTACCCCCAAGAGGCATTTTTTTGCTCCTGTCCTTCTGGAATATAAAATAGAGTATCCTGATCGTGCTAGACAACTGGGTGTTGCTGGGAAAGTTAATTTAAGGGTGCTAGTCAATGAACAGGGGAGGGTCGAACAGGTTCGCTTGTTGAACTCTTCCAACAATGCGTTGCTGGATTCAGCCGCAGTGAGTATTGCTTATTCTTTTGTATTTTCTCCCGCCTTGATGGGGGATAAGCCAGTCAAAGTCTGGGTGAATCTGCCGATTGAATTCAAATTTGAAGATTTAAAGCCAGAAATCTGGTTGGTAGAAGTCAAAGAATTACAGAAAGCCATTGCCCAGAAATATCAGGAGGACCGGGTTATGGAGTTATATAGACTTTATAAAAAATTAATCTACTCACCGAGAAAAACGATTGAATTAAAGGTAAATGATTATATAAAATTGGCGGTTGAGGAAAAAACTGCGCAACTTTGGAAGGGATATTGGCATTTATACCCGGCTCTGCCCATTTTATTTTTTGATATCATCTACCGTTATCCGGATTCCTATGCACGATTTTTAGCAGAAGAGGAATTCCAGGAATTCTTTGAAGAAGAGAAAAAATTGATACGCAATAACCTTCCTGTACCATTGGCGGATTCCCTCATCAACAGGTTTACTCGAGTTTGGAATGACTTTTAGAGATCCAAGAACAGTCTTATGTTTTCCTTATTCGGGTGAGCGCCACCCGGATTGGTATCCCGTTGATTTCTAATTCTTTTTGAACTTCTCCAGATGGTTCTTTTTCTGTTTCTGCTACTTCTACAGCCAAAGTTTCGTTTTTGAGATAATCCAGGTTTTTATTGATTGCCTGCTTTAACTTATCATGGGTTTTATAGAATATCTTTATCCGATCGGTGAGTTGAAAATCACCTTCCTTGCGCAATAATTGAATTTTGTGGATTAATTCCCGTACCAGTCCTTCGGCCTCCAGTTCTTCGCTAATTGCGGTGTTTATCGCAACCAAAAGACCTATTTCTTCTGCTATTGCCCAATTCGCTAATTCCTGCTTTTTGATTTCAACATCATCAGTGGTTAATTCCAACGACTTTCCGTCAATGATACACGGCCACCGGCCATTTTTTATAAACTCGCTAATTTCTTTTTCCTTCAACGCTTTAATCAAATCACCTACCTTCGGAGCTAAAGCACCGTATTTAGGACCAATGCGATCGAAACGCGGGGTGATAGTGTAGGTATATAAGGCTTCAACATTTTTCAAAAATTGAATTTTTTTAATGTTCAACTCCTCAAGGATGGTATTGATGGATTGAGTGTCGAGAGGTTTTTCTTCAGCCCAGTAGACGACCATTTCGGCAAGAGGCTGACGGACTTTGATATTCACTTTATTACGCGCAGATCGTCCCAGGGATACGATCCGGCGTACGAGGGCAATTTCTTCTTCAAGTTTTAAATCGATCATCGTCTCATCCGCTTGCGGAAAGTCGCAGAGATGGATACTTAAGGGAGCAGACGGATCGACACTCCGCACCAGATTTTGATACATATCTTCGGTCCAGAAGGGAACGATCGGAGCTATAATTTTGATCAGGGTCAAAAGGCAATTATAAAGCACGAGGTAGGCAGTTTCTTTGTCCAGGTCATTTTCAGATTTCCAGAAGCGCCGTCGATTGCGCCGCAGATACCAATTGGATAGTTCATCAAAATAATTTTCAACTTCTTTTACAACCGAGGCAACATCATAGTCATCATAGTGATGCTCGCACCTTTTAATCAAGGAATTAGTCCGGGAGAGTATCCAGCGGTCTAACTTGGTCAAATTTTCCCGGCTCATTTGTTTCCCTACTGGATTGAAGTTATCAATATTAGCATATGTGATAAAGAAAGAGTAGACATTCCAGAGGGTCAATAAATTGCGCTTGATCTCTTCAGCCGGTCCATATCCGAAATTGAGATTCTGAACCGGATTGTGCTTGGCAAACATCCAGCGCATCACATCTGCCCCCATCTTTTCCGCCGCTTCGTCAAACCAGATCGCATTACCTTTGCTTTTGTGCATCTCTTCTCCGTGCTCATCTCGCACCAGGGCATGCCCAAGTAGCACTTTAAAAGGAGGTTTATTTTCCAGAACCGTGCTCATCGTCAGGATCGCATAAAACCAATTCCGGAATTGTCCGGGAAAGCATTCGGTGATGAAATCTGCTGGAAACCATTTTTCCCAGTAAGATTTATCGTAGGGATAGCCATTGTAGAGATTGTGCATATCCTCAGGCGGTCTTAAAGTGGAATAAGGAACGATGCCCGCATCAAGCCAGGGATTACCGACATCCGGAATGCGGGACATCAGATTACCGCATTTTTCACATTTAATCTTTATTTTATCAACCCAAGGTCGGTGTGGTGTATGACCTTCAAATTCATCCCAGCCAATGACTGCCTTTTCTTTCAATTCATCCCGGGAGCCGATAACCGTAAAGAAACCACAGGTGCATTCCCAGATCGGCAGCGCCAGCCCCCAGTAGCGCTTCTTTGAAATACACCAATCCGCCATGTTCCTGAGCCAATCTAATTCCCGCTCCAGGCCCCATTCCGGAATCCAGCGTTCTACCTTTTTTGCGACCTCGGCGATTTCGTGCCGTAATGTATCCATTGAGATATACCATTCATCCACCAGCCTGAAGATCAATTCGCTATCACATCGCCAGCATATCGGATAACGGTGGGTATAATCTTCGACTTCATAAAGGATATCCCTTTGCCGGAGGTCATTAATTATCGCCTCGGTAACCTCGTTAACATTCTTACCACTCAACCAGTCAAAACCTTCGAGGTAATAACCTAATTCATCCAAAGGCGCAATTGTGGCTAAGCCAAATTCCTTACCGAGGGCAAAATCTTCTTTACCACAGCCCGGGGCAATATGGACGAGACCGGTTCCTTCGCTCTCACTTATCTCTTCCCAAGGAATGACTTTGTGGATCACTCCCTTCTGCACCGGGAGATAATCAAAGGGTCCAACATATTCCCATTCGAGCAGTTCCTTGCCAGGCATTTCGGCGAGGATTTCATATTTTCCCTTTAATACCCGGAGGAGATTTTTGGCAAGGTAATAGATTGCTCCATTATTTTTCACCTTGGCATAGATATAGTCCGGATGGACGGCTACCGCGGTATTTGAAGTCAGAGTCCAGGGGGTGGTTGTCCAGACCAGAAGGTACTCGTTTTCCCGACCTTTGAGGGGAAAGCGTACAAAAACTGCCTTATGGGTCAATTCTTGATAACCTTCGGTGGCAATTTCCATATCACTTATTGCTGTACCACAGCGTGCACACCAGGGCATGACATCGGTTCCTTTATAAATCAACCCTCGTTCGTGGCATCTTTTCAAAAAATACCAGATGGTGTAATTATTCACCTCGCTCATTGTGTAATAAGAGTGACTCTTTTTCATCCAGTCTTTATCATCAAGACTTGTCTTCCATTCGCCCCAGTCCATCCACATCCCGAGGCGGATTGATTGTTCGGTTTGAATCATGGAATATTTATGAACCCGTTCTTGACATTTTAAAACAAAGCGGTCTATTCCGTATTTTTCGATATCCCGCTTGGAGGTAAAACCAAGTTCTTTTTCTACTTCTACTTCCACCCATAGTCCCTGGCAGTCAAATCCATTTTGGTACCGTTGTTCAAACCCTTTCATTGTTTTATAGCGCTGGAAAATGTCCTTGTAGGTCCGTCCCCAGGCATGGTGGACACCCATCGGATTATTAGCGGTGATCGGTCCATCCTGAAAAGACCATCTCTTTTTGCCCTTATTTTTTGCCTTATAAAGTTGAAATACCTGGGTTTGTTCCCAGAATTTGAGGATTTTATGTTCCAGTTCTGGGAAGTTTAGATCTTTTGGAACCGGTATAAAATTCATAGTCATTATTATAGCCAAAAAAATTGATCTTGTAAAGTAGCAATGTAACTGACTCCTCTCAACTTTTTGTCAAATTATTTTTATGCGCTGAATTATTAGAGGTAGCCGCACCCTTCAGGGTGCGAAATACCATGGGATTTAAAAACATTTATCCGCAGGCTACGCCCTGTGCCTACCATTTTAGCGGTTACCACCCGACCACTTCCGGTGGGCATTTTTTATTTATGCAAGGCTAATGCCTTGCCCTACAAAAGTACCCAAAGCTAAATCATTGGTTACCCCTTACAAATCTTGCCCATGAGTTTTATCGTTCCTTTGATATAAAAATATGGAGAGGACTCAGGCAATGTAAAATCGGGAATCAAGATGTGGAGATTTTACTTACCGCCCACCTGAATACTTTTAACAATCTTCACCAGATAATCATATTCAAGATTGACTGCATCTCCTTTTTTTCTTAGCCCAAGGGTGGTATGCTCGAGAGTGTAGGGAATTAAAAAGACTGAGAAGATATTGCGGGAGATACTCCCAATCGTGAGACTTACCCCATCGATAGCTATCGAGCCCCGGGAAATTAAAAACTTTTCATTTTCCGGTGCAATCTGGATATAATATTCATTATTCTCTATCCTCACAATTCGTCCAACCTCATCTACATGACCCAACACGATATGGCCTCCCACCCGACCATTAAATGATAGTGCCCTCTCCAGATTCACATAATCACCCGTCTTCCAGAACTCCAGAGTCGTTCTGGACTTGGTCTGGGTCATGGCTTCTACCAGAAAACCATTTTTTGTTTTTTCAATCACGGTCAAACAAATTCCCTGGATAGAGACACTCTCGCCGATATTCACAGCCAGGCTTGATTGTATTTCCAATTTGTTGATTCGCCCCTTGATAATTTTGACGATCCGACCTTTTTCTTCAACGATTCCGGTAAACATACAACTTATCCTCACCAATGCTGAGGGCGATCATATTTTTAAAATCCACCCCGTTCTCTTCAAGAAAATTTATCCCGCGGCCAACGGTTTTCGGAGCCACAAAGATATACAGTTCATCATATAATTTCTTCTCCAGCAATTGGCTAAAAACAATCCCTCCACCTTCTACCATGACTGAACCAATACCTAAACTACCGAGATTTTCAAAGATGGTCTTCAATGGATAATAATCACCGGGGAGAAAGACGAATTCCACTCCGGCTTCTTTCAGGTCTTTAATTTTTCGGGCATTATTATCAGCGTTTGTAAAGATTATCCGTCGGGCATCATCTTTTAAAAAATTGGCGGTCATCGGGATTTTTAAATGGGGATCGATGACTACCCGAGCAGGATTTTTCCGGCACACATAACGATCGGTAAGATAAGGATTATCCATTAAGATGGTATTGATTCCGACCAGGACAGCATCCACTTGGCTCCGCAGGGAATGGACAAAACGCCGGGCGGCTTCGCCTGTAATATACTTATCCGGGAAATCCGATATTCGGCCATCGGCAGATGCGGCAATTTTTACAATGATATAAGGGAGTTGGGTTGTAATGTATTTTGTATAAAAACGATTTAGTTCTTGAGCTTCTTTTTCCAGAACTCCTACTGTGGTGGAGATATTGTTCTCGTTTAAAATCCGATAACCATTTTTATAAACCAATGGATTGGGATCGTACATTGCCATTACTACCCTTTTTATTTTATACTTTAGAATTGTTTCGACACATGGTGGTGTGCGTCCCTTGATGGTACAGGGTTCAAGATTGACATATAAAGTAGCCCCGGCTGCCCGCGTTCCGGCTTGGAGAAGAGCAATGACTTCGGCATGGGCTTCACCAATTTTCCGATGGAATCCACGACCGATGATCTTGTTGTTTTTTACCACTAATGCCCCAACCAACGGATTGACTGCGGTTCGTCCCCAACCATTTTTTGCTAATGCCAATGCCTCAGCCATAAATCTAATATCAAAGACATCTGGATTCATAAAGTCTTTTAATTATAAACAGAGATGAGATGAAGTCAAGATAATCCACTTGATGTGTTTATTAAGTTTCACTAAAAGATAAAGGGGCGGTAATGCCGCCCCTTTTATCTTACTTTCTATTCGAGATTTAACGGCCAGGTGCCAGGTAAGGATAATTCGGCTTGTTCTGGTAGGCGTATTTCAACTTGATATAATCTTGGGCATGATTCACTTCCTGGATGAGCACCTTTACATAATTTCCTTCGGTAGTTTTGCAGAGGAGGAGGTCATTATTATTCACCACAGCACGGTCAGAAGTACCAAAATTAACTTGGCTGAAGTCCCAGGATTCCCAGGTATAGGTGGTATCCAATTTTACAATCAAGGTGCTC contains the following coding sequences:
- a CDS encoding YitT family protein, whose translation is MNILFLIIGIFFYTLSYAIFLIPHNIVPGGVSGLAIIFHILFATPVGIMVIILNIPLFILALRILGLSLSLKSVITILVTNLFIDFLTYTVKVTTPTQNPILASIYGGVMLGIGLGLIFRGGANTGGTDIIGQILNRFTNFSVGIWILIVDTGIITFAGVVTHSIELALLGYLALFLSTRVIDLILEGFDYARAAFVISAETEKVVESIYEKLGRGVTILDGYSPYTKAKRPVIMCVITKRETENLKRLVKSIDQNAFVIFTDVFEVLGHGFRPRV
- a CDS encoding energy transducer TonB, giving the protein MWIGLLIIVLLSGFGCCTPKRHFFAPVLLEYKIEYPDRARQLGVAGKVNLRVLVNEQGRVEQVRLLNSSNNALLDSAAVSIAYSFVFSPALMGDKPVKVWVNLPIEFKFEDLKPEIWLVEVKELQKAIAQKYQEDRVMELYRLYKKLIYSPRKTIELKVNDYIKLAVEEKTAQLWKGYWHLYPALPILFFDIIYRYPDSYARFLAEEEFQEFFEEEKKLIRNNLPVPLADSLINRFTRVWNDF
- the ileS gene encoding isoleucine--tRNA ligase; translation: MNFIPVPKDLNFPELEHKILKFWEQTQVFQLYKAKNKGKKRWSFQDGPITANNPMGVHHAWGRTYKDIFQRYKTMKGFEQRYQNGFDCQGLWVEVEVEKELGFTSKRDIEKYGIDRFVLKCQERVHKYSMIQTEQSIRLGMWMDWGEWKTSLDDKDWMKKSHSYYTMSEVNNYTIWYFLKRCHERGLIYKGTDVMPWCARCGTAISDMEIATEGYQELTHKAVFVRFPLKGRENEYLLVWTTTPWTLTSNTAVAVHPDYIYAKVKNNGAIYYLAKNLLRVLKGKYEILAEMPGKELLEWEYVGPFDYLPVQKGVIHKVIPWEEISESEGTGLVHIAPGCGKEDFALGKEFGLATIAPLDELGYYLEGFDWLSGKNVNEVTEAIINDLRQRDILYEVEDYTHRYPICWRCDSELIFRLVDEWYISMDTLRHEIAEVAKKVERWIPEWGLERELDWLRNMADWCISKKRYWGLALPIWECTCGFFTVIGSRDELKEKAVIGWDEFEGHTPHRPWVDKIKIKCEKCGNLMSRIPDVGNPWLDAGIVPYSTLRPPEDMHNLYNGYPYDKSYWEKWFPADFITECFPGQFRNWFYAILTMSTVLENKPPFKVLLGHALVRDEHGEEMHKSKGNAIWFDEAAEKMGADVMRWMFAKHNPVQNLNFGYGPAEEIKRNLLTLWNVYSFFITYANIDNFNPVGKQMSRENLTKLDRWILSRTNSLIKRCEHHYDDYDVASVVKEVENYFDELSNWYLRRNRRRFWKSENDLDKETAYLVLYNCLLTLIKIIAPIVPFWTEDMYQNLVRSVDPSAPLSIHLCDFPQADETMIDLKLEEEIALVRRIVSLGRSARNKVNIKVRQPLAEMVVYWAEEKPLDTQSINTILEELNIKKIQFLKNVEALYTYTITPRFDRIGPKYGALAPKVGDLIKALKEKEISEFIKNGRWPCIIDGKSLELTTDDVEIKKQELANWAIAEEIGLLVAINTAISEELEAEGLVRELIHKIQLLRKEGDFQLTDRIKIFYKTHDKLKQAINKNLDYLKNETLAVEVAETEKEPSGEVQKELEINGIPIRVALTRIRKT
- a CDS encoding riboflavin synthase, giving the protein MFTGIVEEKGRIVKIIKGRINKLEIQSSLAVNIGESVSIQGICLTVIEKTKNGFLVEAMTQTKSRTTLEFWKTGDYVNLERALSFNGRVGGHIVLGHVDEVGRIVRIENNEYYIQIAPENEKFLISRGSIAIDGVSLTIGSISRNIFSVFLIPYTLEHTTLGLRKKGDAVNLEYDYLVKIVKSIQVGGK
- the ribD gene encoding bifunctional diaminohydroxyphosphoribosylaminopyrimidine deaminase/5-amino-6-(5-phosphoribosylamino)uracil reductase RibD, whose protein sequence is MNPDVFDIRFMAEALALAKNGWGRTAVNPLVGALVVKNNKIIGRGFHRKIGEAHAEVIALLQAGTRAAGATLYVNLEPCTIKGRTPPCVETILKYKIKRVVMAMYDPNPLVYKNGYRILNENNISTTVGVLEKEAQELNRFYTKYITTQLPYIIVKIAASADGRISDFPDKYITGEAARRFVHSLRSQVDAVLVGINTILMDNPYLTDRYVCRKNPARVVIDPHLKIPMTANFLKDDARRIIFTNADNNARKIKDLKEAGVEFVFLPGDYYPLKTIFENLGSLGIGSVMVEGGGIVFSQLLEKKLYDELYIFVAPKTVGRGINFLEENGVDFKNMIALSIGEDKLYVYRNR